In Rhodoferax koreense, a genomic segment contains:
- the bioD gene encoding dethiobiotin synthase — protein MNGCARERGRADALRGCFVTGTDTDVGKTRVSAALLHWLATQGWRGAGYKPVAAGMEWLDGTWINPDVRALRHASGVPLTDAEVGPCQFAAACAPHIAAALEGRRIARAALLAGAHRLAARADRLVIEGAGGFRVPLGEDFDGGDLAADLGLPVVLVVGLRLGCLNHALLSAEAVAARGLRLAGWIGNTIDPAMPHAGDNLGFLFEAMERHGAPCLGVVPRLDSAAPADLLVWLDEPALRTVFEMAASPLPAMPETRVSTPPEIYNQS, from the coding sequence GTGAACGGCTGCGCGCGCGAACGCGGCCGGGCGGACGCCCTGCGCGGGTGTTTCGTCACCGGCACCGATACCGACGTGGGCAAGACACGCGTCAGCGCGGCTTTGCTGCACTGGCTGGCCACGCAGGGCTGGCGCGGCGCCGGCTACAAGCCGGTGGCCGCAGGCATGGAATGGCTGGACGGCACCTGGATCAACCCAGACGTGCGCGCCCTGCGCCACGCCAGCGGCGTGCCGTTGACCGATGCCGAGGTCGGCCCGTGCCAGTTCGCGGCGGCCTGCGCGCCGCACATCGCGGCGGCGCTGGAAGGCCGGCGCATCGCGCGCGCCGCGCTACTGGCCGGCGCCCACCGGCTGGCCGCCCGTGCCGACCGGCTGGTGATCGAAGGCGCTGGCGGCTTCCGCGTGCCGCTGGGCGAGGATTTCGACGGTGGCGATCTCGCTGCGGACCTGGGCCTGCCGGTCGTGCTGGTGGTCGGCCTTCGGCTGGGTTGCCTCAACCATGCGCTGCTGAGCGCCGAGGCGGTGGCCGCGCGCGGCCTGCGACTGGCCGGCTGGATCGGGAACACCATCGACCCCGCCATGCCGCACGCTGGCGACAACCTCGGCTTCCTGTTCGAGGCGATGGAGCGCCACGGCGCGCCATGCCTGGGCGTGGTGCCCCGGCTCGACAGCGCAGCGCCCGCCGATCTGCTCGTCTGGCTGGATGAGCCGGCACTGCGGACAGTGTTCGAGATGGCAGCTTCGCCGCTGCCCGCCATGCCCGAAACAAGGGTTTCTACTCCCCCTGAAATTTACAATCAATCATGA
- a CDS encoding ABC transporter ATP-binding protein: MKTHHLHPAPPAAPAVAGPPLLTVRDVCVRFGSIVALDGVSFDVHAGHVTGLIGPNGAGKTTLFNCLSRLYAWQSGDISFNGQSLRSVPTHRIAGLGIARTFQNLALFDSMTVLENVKIGGHCTTSSGFAANALRLPHVRREELELTERATELIGFLELNDVMHAPAGQLPFGTRKRIELARALMNKPRLLLLDEPAAGLNHEEVDALGRVILNIRQGLGVTVLLVEHHMGLVMGVSDAVVALDFGRRLAAGTPQEVQRHPDVIAAYLGSTP, from the coding sequence ATGAAGACCCATCATCTCCACCCCGCTCCGCCGGCCGCGCCGGCGGTTGCCGGCCCTCCGCTGCTCACGGTCAGGGACGTCTGCGTGCGCTTCGGCAGCATCGTGGCCCTGGACGGCGTGTCGTTCGACGTGCACGCCGGCCACGTGACCGGGCTGATCGGCCCCAATGGCGCCGGCAAGACCACGCTCTTCAACTGCCTGTCGCGCCTGTACGCCTGGCAGTCGGGCGACATCAGCTTCAACGGGCAGTCGCTGCGCTCGGTGCCCACCCACCGCATCGCCGGCCTGGGCATCGCACGCACCTTCCAGAACCTCGCGCTGTTCGATTCCATGACGGTGCTGGAGAACGTGAAGATCGGCGGCCACTGCACGACCTCCAGCGGCTTCGCGGCCAACGCGCTGCGCCTGCCGCACGTGCGCCGGGAGGAACTCGAGCTGACAGAGCGCGCCACCGAGCTCATCGGCTTCCTGGAACTGAACGACGTGATGCACGCACCGGCCGGTCAGTTGCCCTTCGGTACCCGCAAGCGCATCGAACTGGCGCGCGCACTGATGAACAAGCCGCGCCTGCTGCTGCTGGACGAACCGGCCGCGGGGCTGAACCACGAGGAGGTCGACGCACTCGGCCGCGTCATCCTGAACATCCGCCAGGGCCTGGGTGTGACGGTGCTGCTGGTCGAACACCACATGGGACTGGTGATGGGCGTTTCGGACGCGGTGGTCGCGCTCGACTTCGGGCGCCGCCTCGCCGCCGGGACACCGCAGGAGGTGCAACGGCACCCGGATGTGATTGCAGCCTACTTGGGGAGCACGCCATGA
- a CDS encoding ABC transporter ATP-binding protein, with protein MSDHLLTVKGLSAFYGPFQVLHDVDFRLRKGEITTLLGANGAGKTSTLRALSQMIRTEGSIQFEGEPMDGSSPESVARRGIAHVPDGRGTFAGLSVDENLRLGAYIRRDRAAVAEDMEKMYGYFPRLKERRAQQAGTLSGGEQQMLAISRALMLRPKLLLMDEPSFGLAPMVVREIFELIRRINRTEKTTILLVEQNAALTLEFATHAYLMETGRIVLAGRAEDIKQDDNVRKAYLGY; from the coding sequence ATGAGCGACCATCTTTTGACCGTGAAGGGCCTGTCGGCCTTCTATGGACCTTTCCAGGTGCTTCACGACGTGGACTTCCGCCTGCGCAAGGGCGAGATCACCACGCTGCTCGGCGCCAACGGCGCCGGCAAGACCAGCACCCTGCGCGCGCTGTCGCAGATGATCCGCACCGAGGGCAGCATCCAGTTCGAGGGCGAACCGATGGACGGGAGCAGCCCCGAGTCCGTGGCACGCCGGGGCATCGCCCACGTGCCCGACGGCCGCGGCACCTTTGCCGGCCTGTCGGTGGACGAGAACCTGCGCCTGGGCGCCTACATCCGCCGCGACCGCGCGGCGGTGGCCGAGGACATGGAGAAGATGTACGGCTATTTCCCGCGCTTGAAGGAACGCCGGGCGCAACAGGCCGGCACGCTGTCGGGCGGCGAACAGCAGATGCTGGCCATCTCGCGCGCGCTGATGCTGCGGCCCAAGCTGCTGCTGATGGACGAGCCGTCGTTCGGCCTGGCGCCGATGGTGGTTCGCGAGATCTTCGAACTGATCCGCCGCATCAACCGCACGGAGAAGACCACCATCCTGCTGGTCGAGCAGAACGCGGCGCTGACCCTGGAGTTCGCCACCCACGCCTACCTGATGGAGACCGGCCGCATCGTGCTCGCGGGCCGGGCCGAGGACATCAAGCAGGACGACAACGTGCGCAAGGCCTACCTGGGCTACTGA
- a CDS encoding branched-chain amino acid ABC transporter permease, which translates to METLIHQTVAGFATGGIYASMALALVMIYQATGNVNFSQGEMAMFSTYIAWALIHAGIPYWAAFVLTVAFAFVLGAGVQHLLLRPLGNVPVLSMVTVFIGLLVIFNSVAGWLFTYTIKSFPSPFPDRPPFGQTYVSSHELGTVGVTLAVLLLLFCFFRFTSLGLAMRAAAQNPVSSRLVGIRVGWMLALGWGLASAIGAVAGMMVAPVLYLDPNMMSGVLLYALAAALVGGIDSPLGAVIGGLIVGVLENLVGTYLIGTELKLTVALLLIVGVLVIRPSGLLGTRHVTKV; encoded by the coding sequence ATGGAGACTCTCATCCACCAGACCGTCGCCGGCTTCGCCACCGGCGGCATCTATGCCAGCATGGCGCTGGCCCTGGTCATGATCTACCAGGCCACCGGCAACGTCAATTTCTCGCAGGGCGAGATGGCGATGTTCAGCACCTACATCGCCTGGGCGCTGATCCACGCCGGCATCCCCTACTGGGCGGCCTTCGTGCTGACCGTGGCCTTCGCCTTCGTGCTGGGCGCGGGCGTGCAGCACCTGCTGCTGCGCCCCCTTGGCAACGTGCCGGTGCTGTCGATGGTGACCGTGTTCATCGGCCTGCTCGTCATCTTCAACAGCGTCGCGGGCTGGCTCTTCACCTACACCATCAAGTCCTTCCCGAGCCCGTTCCCGGACCGGCCGCCGTTCGGCCAGACCTATGTCTCGTCGCACGAACTGGGCACCGTCGGCGTCACGCTGGCCGTGCTGTTGCTGCTGTTCTGCTTCTTCCGCTTCACTTCGCTGGGCCTGGCCATGCGCGCGGCAGCGCAGAACCCGGTGTCCAGCCGCCTGGTGGGCATCCGGGTCGGCTGGATGCTCGCGCTCGGTTGGGGCCTGGCCTCGGCCATCGGCGCGGTTGCCGGGATGATGGTCGCACCCGTGCTGTACCTGGACCCCAACATGATGTCCGGCGTGCTGCTCTATGCCTTGGCCGCCGCGCTGGTGGGCGGCATCGACAGCCCGCTGGGCGCGGTGATCGGCGGCCTCATCGTGGGCGTGCTGGAGAACCTGGTCGGCACCTACCTGATCGGCACCGAACTCAAGCTCACCGTCGCGCTGCTGCTGATCGTCGGCGTGCTGGTGATCAGGCCGTCCGGCCTGCTGGGAACGCGACACGTGACAAAGGTCTGA